The proteins below come from a single Portunus trituberculatus isolate SZX2019 chromosome 4, ASM1759143v1, whole genome shotgun sequence genomic window:
- the LOC123511356 gene encoding aromatic-L-amino-acid decarboxylase-like yields the protein MEGEEFRRASQEMTDFIINYLDNIRDRRVLPKVEPEYLRPLLPDAAPDTPDTWQDVMKDIERVIMPGITHWHSPQFHAYFPTANSYPSILADMLSGAIGCIGFSWIASPACTELEVVMMDWLGKLIGLPPVFLASSDGPGGGVIQGTASEATLVAMLAAKVKILDEMGEKGKERKLENKTHTLVAYFSEEAHSSVERACMLASVTPRKVRVDGQHALRGDALREAVQEDKKRGLVPFMVVSTMGTTGVCGFDNLREIGEVAQETGLWHHVDAAYAGASLVCEEFRYLADGVELADSFDFNPHKWLLINFDCSAMWLRDARYLVNAFSVDPLYLKHEYQGQIPDYRHWQIPLGRRFRSLKMWFVMRLFGREGLQAHIREQVSLAHQFEELVKSDRRFKVTHPVTLGLVCFRLNADNEVNEELLKKINAAGVIHMVPAKHQDMFYLRFAVCSRLTEERDVVLAWREVAKQADTVMK from the exons atggagggagaggagtttCGCCGAGCTTCCCAGGAGATGACGGATTTTATCATCAATTACCTGGACAACATCAGAGACAG GCGTGTGTTGCCCAAGGTGGAGCCAGAGTATCTTCGACCTCTCCTCCCTGACGCAGCGCCGGACACACCAGACACTTGGCAGGACGTGATGAAGGACATAGAGAGGGTTATCATGCCCGGG ATCACCCACTGGCACTCTCCTCAGTTTCACGCCTACTTTCCCACCGCCAATTCCTACCCTTCCATTCTGGCGGACATGCTGAGTGGCGCTATTGGCTGCATCGGGTTCTCCTGG atCGCGTCGCCGGCCTGCACTGAGCTTGAGGTGGTTATGATGGACTGGTTGGGAAAGTTGATCGGCCTGCCTCCTGTCTTCTTAGCCTCCTCAGACGGTccaggtggtggtgtgataCAG GGCACAGCAAGCGAGGCGACACTGGTGGCAATGTTGGCAGCCAAGGTGAAGATTCTGGATGAGATGGGAGAGAagggcaaggaaaggaaactcGAGAATAAAACCCACACCTTGGTTGCTTACTTCTCAG AGGAGGCGCATTCATCGGTGGAGCGGGCGTGCATGTTGGCCAGCGTGACGCCCAGGAAGGTGCGTGTGGACGGCCAGCACGCCCTTAGAGGAGACGCACTGAGGGAGGCGGTgcaggaggacaagaagagaggtCTGGTTCCCTTCATG GTGGTGAGCACGATGGGGACAACAGGCGTGTGTGGCTTTGACAACCTGAGGGAGATCGGGGAGGTGGCGCAGGAGACTGGTCTGTGGCACCACGTTGACGCTGCCTatgctg GGGCTTCTCTGGTGTGTGAGGAGTTCCGCTACCTGGCTGACGGAGTGGAGCTCGCTGACAGCTTCGATTTCAACCCCCATAAGTGGCTGCTGATTAATTTTGACTGTTCTGCTAtgtg GCTTCGGGATGCGAGGTATTTGGTGAACGCCTTCAGTGTGGACCCCCTGTACCTCAAACACGAATACCAGGGCCAGATACCGGACTACAGA caCTGGCAGATCCCACTCGGCCGCCGCTTCCGATCCCTCAAGATGTGGTTTGTGATGCGTCTGTTCGGGAGAGAAGGACTGCAGGcacacattagaga GCAGGTCTCCCTCGCACACCAGTTTGAAGAGCTAGTGAAGTCTGACCGGCGCTTCAAAGTGACTCATCCTGTGACACTGGGACTTGTGTGTTTCAGGctg AACGCGGACAACGAGGTGAACGAGGAGCTGCTGAAGAAGATCAACGCAGCGGGAGTGATTCACATGGTGCCCGCCAAGCACCAAGACATGTTCTACCTTAG gtttGCAGTGTGTTCTCGCCTGACGGAGGAAAGGGACGTGGTGTTAGCCTGGCGTGAGGTGGCCAAGCAGGCAGACACTGTGATGAAATGA
- the LOC123511362 gene encoding nuclear inhibitor of protein phosphatase 1-like: MANHYEIPKWAGKPPVGLHLDVAKGDKLIQKLMIDEKKCYLFGRNPQLNDFCIDHASCSRVHSSLVYHKHLNMAFLVDLGSTHGTFIGNIRLESLKPTQLPVNSTFHFGASTRMYTLRERPQTAPKPVMEELERMTEDSDGGLLGLPETETELDNLTEFNTAHNRRISMLGIGEDDPKQRGLKRHKFNVSFKDEEDVINPEDVDPSVGRFRNLVQTTVVPSKKRRLDISGLVSNSVARDADGSVKNQMPFPRSDGLYGDLPPEQHGHGGSHHSMFSSLLSSKLGMPLPNPAPEVELAPPEPVAPEKPSHIQVSVDPDEPKKKKYAKEAWPGKKPTPSLLV; the protein is encoded by the exons ATGGCGAATCACTACGAAATCCCCAAGTG GGCCGGCAAGCCTCCGGTGGGCCTGCACCTGGATGTGGCCAAGGGGGACAAGCTAATACAG AAACTAATGATCGACGAGAAGAAGTGTTATCTGTTCGGCCGCAACCCACAACTCAATGACTTCTGCATCGACCACGCCTCTTGTTCCCGCGTCCACTCCTCCCTGGTCTACCACAAGCACCTCAACATGGCCTTCCTGGTGGACCTCGGCAGCA CACATGGCACTTTCATCGGCAACATTCGCCTGGAGAGCCTCAAACCAACGCAGCTTCCCGTCAACTCCACCTTCCACTTTGGCGCATCCACTCGCATGTACACACTGCGGGAGCGCCCCCAGACCGCCCCCAAGCCAGTCATGGAGGAGCTGGAGAGGATGACGGAGGATAGTGATGGCGGCCTCCTTGGTCTGCCGGAAACGGAGACTGAGCTGGAT AACCTAACAGAATTCAACACAGCCCACAATCGTCGCATCTCCATGTTGGGGATTGGCGAGGACGACCCCAAACAGCGAGGGCTCAAACGACACAAATTTAACGTAAGCttcaaggatgaggaggatgtcaTCAACCCAGAGGACGTCGACCCCAGTGTAGGACGCTTCAGGAACCTTGTACAGACGACTGTGGTGCCCTCCAAG AAGCGGCGTTTGGACATCAGCGGCTTGGTGTCCAACAGTGTGGCGAGGGACGCGGACGGCTCAGTGAAGAACCAGATGCCATTCCCGCGCAGTGATGGGCTGTACGGTGACCTTCCCCCGGAGCAGCACGGCCACGGAGGCTCACACCACTCCatgttctcctctctcctctcatccaaACTGGGCATGCCTCTTCCAAACCCTGCCCCAGAg gTTGAGCTGGCCCCACCAGAGCCTGTGGCCCCAGAGAAGCCGTCCCACATCCAGGTGTCGGTGGACCCAGACGAgcccaagaagaagaaatatgccAAGGAAGCCTGGCCGGGAAAGAAACCCACGCCATCCTTACTGGTGTAG
- the LOC123511369 gene encoding translocon-associated protein subunit beta-like: MMLVLRSLVVLAAVVVGVLGEGSEGEERARLLAAKRVHNLYLVEGRDIVVQYSVHNVGQAAAVNVQLTDSGFSTEDFEIGGGQLQVKFDRIAPNANVSHTVVVRPKKYGYFNFTAAEVSYQPSEESVEIQIGYTSEPGEGGIIAFRDYDRKFSPHVFDWLIFALLMIPAQLVPFMMWYNIKSKYTAVQRPKKGKTE; this comes from the exons ATGA TGTTGGTGCTGCGTTCcctggtggtgttggcggcggtggtggtgggggtccTGGGGGAGGGTTcggagggtgaggagagggcGAGGCTGCTGGCTGCTAAACGTGTCCACAACTTGTACCTGGTGGAGGGCCGGGACATTGTGGTCCAGTACTCGGTCCATAATGTTGGCCAGGCAGCAGCGGTGAATGTCCAGCTCACCGACTCAGgcttcag CACGGAGGACTTTGAGATAGGCGGGGGACAGCTGCAGGTCAAGTTTGACAGGATCGCCCCCAATGCCAATGTGTCGCATACAGTGGTGGTGCGGCCTAAGAAATATGGGTACTTCAACTTCACTGCCGCTGAAGTGTCCTACCAACCCTCTGAGGAGTctgttgag ATCCAGATTGGCTACACCTCTGAGCCTGGTGAGGGAGGGATCATCGCCTTCAGGGACTATGACAGGAAGTTCTCCCCACATGTG TTTGACTGGCTGATCTTCGCGCTGCTGATGATCCCGGCTCAGCTCGTGCCCTTCATGATGTGGTACAACATCAAGTCCAAGTATACCGCTGTGCAGAGGCCCAAGAAGGGGAAGACTGAGTGA